A region of Thermobifida halotolerans DNA encodes the following proteins:
- a CDS encoding CoA-acylating methylmalonate-semialdehyde dehydrogenase, protein MSSNHVSHWIGGKPWSGPAERRGDIHNPATGRVSGTVDLAGAAEVEAAVAAAKAAFPGWRDTSLSRRTEILFAFRELVRSHRDELARTISAEHGKVVSDALGEVSRGLEVVEFACGIPHLLKGGYSENVSTRVDAYSILQPLGVVTGITPFNFPAMVPMWMFPVAIACGNTFVLKPSEKDPSASVRLAELWAEAGLPDGVFNVVHGAKEAVDALLTHEDVRAVSFVGSTPIARHVYSTAAAHGKRVQALGGAKNHMVVLPDADPDLAADAAVSAGFGSAGERCMAISAVVAVGGIADDLLAGIRERVGRLRVGPGDDARSEMGPLVTREHRDRVASYLESGVREGATLAVDGRVHPVIGGERDGFWLGPSVLDHVTPEMSCYRDEIFGPVLSVLRVDSYEEAVDLVNTNPYGNGTAIFTNDGGAARRFQNEVEVGMVGINVPIPVPMAYYSFGGWKNSLFGDSHAHGTEGVHFYTRTKAVTARWLDPSHGGVNLGFPTNG, encoded by the coding sequence TTGTCCAGCAACCACGTGTCCCACTGGATCGGCGGCAAACCCTGGTCCGGACCGGCCGAACGCCGCGGCGACATCCACAACCCGGCCACCGGGCGCGTCTCGGGAACGGTCGACCTCGCCGGAGCGGCCGAGGTGGAGGCGGCGGTGGCCGCCGCCAAGGCGGCCTTCCCGGGCTGGCGGGACACCTCGCTGTCCCGGCGCACCGAGATCCTGTTCGCCTTCCGAGAACTCGTCCGCTCCCACCGCGACGAACTGGCCCGCACCATCAGTGCCGAGCACGGCAAGGTCGTCTCCGACGCGCTGGGCGAGGTGTCCCGCGGACTGGAGGTCGTGGAGTTCGCCTGCGGCATCCCGCACCTGCTCAAGGGCGGCTACTCGGAGAACGTCTCCACCCGGGTGGACGCCTACTCCATCCTCCAGCCGCTGGGCGTGGTCACCGGGATCACCCCGTTCAACTTCCCCGCGATGGTGCCGATGTGGATGTTTCCCGTCGCCATCGCCTGCGGCAACACCTTCGTGCTCAAGCCGAGCGAGAAGGACCCCTCGGCGTCGGTGCGCCTGGCCGAACTGTGGGCCGAGGCGGGCCTGCCCGACGGCGTGTTCAACGTGGTGCACGGCGCGAAGGAGGCGGTCGACGCGCTGCTGACGCACGAGGACGTCAGGGCCGTCAGCTTCGTCGGGTCCACACCGATCGCGCGCCACGTCTACTCCACGGCCGCGGCCCACGGCAAGCGGGTGCAGGCGCTGGGCGGCGCCAAGAACCACATGGTGGTGCTGCCGGACGCCGACCCGGACCTGGCCGCCGACGCGGCGGTCTCGGCGGGCTTCGGCTCGGCGGGGGAGCGGTGCATGGCGATCTCGGCGGTCGTGGCCGTCGGCGGGATCGCCGACGACCTGCTGGCCGGGATCAGGGAGCGGGTGGGACGGCTGCGTGTGGGCCCCGGCGACGACGCGCGCAGCGAGATGGGCCCGCTGGTGACCCGGGAGCACCGCGACCGGGTCGCCTCCTACCTGGAGTCGGGTGTGCGCGAGGGCGCGACCCTGGCGGTCGACGGTCGAGTGCACCCGGTGATCGGCGGCGAGCGCGACGGCTTCTGGCTGGGGCCGTCGGTGCTGGACCACGTCACTCCCGAGATGTCGTGCTACCGCGACGAGATCTTCGGGCCGGTGCTGTCGGTTCTGCGCGTCGACTCCTACGAGGAGGCGGTCGACCTCGTCAACACCAACCCCTACGGCAACGGAACCGCGATCTTCACCAACGACGGCGGCGCGGCGCGGCGCTTCCAGAACGAGGTGGAGGTGGGCATGGTCGGTATCAACGTGCCCATCCCGGTGCCGATGGCCTACTACTCCTTCGGTGGCTGGAAGAACTCGCTGTTCGGTGACTCGCACGCGCACGGGACGGAGGGGGTGCACTTCTACACCCGCACCAAGGCGGTCACCGCGCGCTGGCTCGACCCCAGCCACGGCGGCGTCAACCTCGGATTCCCCACCAACGGGTGA
- a CDS encoding PucR family transcriptional regulator has protein sequence MLPSLAEVLDLPVVRRARPRVVVGADRLDVPVRWVHVAEVTDLAHLLRGGELVLTTGIAMPDDDGALRRYVTDLAGVGISGIAVELGRKYRHGLPEALLEAARETSVPVVCLERETRFVEITEAVHSRVVSEQLAELRTSERLHTVFTDLSVEGAPPDRVLREAARLSGCPVVLENLTHQVLACDLNGEDPGILLTSWESRSRSVRNTRRTVHDPVTGWLVTMVGARGQDWGRLILVCGASPAPVQTVLVERAATTLALGRLLERHRESLERQTHRTIIAGIIDRAYSDPEEALVRARAVGVPLTGRTLVAVVLRLRDAGTGLATQARLSDVAEGAARICRELRLPALVGSLDDIRVGVLLAAPPEEDVERCLDRLAPLVHERVGTETVIAVGSPVDGIRQVRRSFLEARQVSDVAARRSDSRPYHRLPDLRLRGLLHLLRDDERLQTYVERELGPLLAHDARHGEDLTAILRHYLDAGRNKALAASRAHLSRPALYERLRRISHILDADLESVETCLSLHVALLALDAVRDRLSR, from the coding sequence GTGCTGCCCTCACTCGCCGAAGTACTCGACCTGCCCGTGGTGCGGCGCGCCCGTCCCCGGGTCGTGGTGGGGGCTGACCGGCTCGACGTGCCCGTGCGGTGGGTGCACGTCGCCGAGGTCACCGACCTGGCCCACCTGCTGCGCGGTGGCGAACTCGTGCTGACCACCGGGATCGCGATGCCCGACGACGACGGGGCGCTGCGCCGCTACGTCACCGACCTCGCCGGGGTCGGCATCAGCGGGATCGCCGTGGAACTGGGCCGCAAGTACCGCCACGGCCTGCCCGAGGCGCTGCTGGAGGCGGCCCGCGAGACCAGCGTCCCCGTCGTCTGCCTGGAGCGCGAGACCCGGTTCGTGGAGATCACCGAGGCCGTGCACAGCCGCGTGGTCAGCGAGCAACTGGCGGAGCTGCGCACGTCCGAACGGCTGCACACCGTCTTCACCGACCTGTCGGTGGAGGGCGCTCCGCCCGACCGGGTGCTCCGTGAGGCGGCCCGGCTGTCGGGCTGCCCCGTGGTCCTGGAGAACCTCACCCACCAGGTGCTGGCCTGCGACCTCAACGGGGAGGACCCCGGGATCCTGCTGACCTCGTGGGAGAGCCGGTCCCGGTCGGTGCGCAACACCAGGCGGACCGTCCACGACCCGGTGACGGGCTGGCTGGTCACCATGGTGGGCGCACGCGGCCAGGACTGGGGGCGGCTCATCCTCGTCTGCGGCGCCTCCCCCGCCCCCGTCCAGACCGTGCTGGTCGAACGCGCGGCGACGACGCTGGCCCTGGGAAGACTGCTGGAGCGGCACCGGGAGAGCCTGGAACGGCAGACGCACCGCACGATCATCGCGGGCATCATCGACCGCGCCTACTCCGATCCGGAGGAGGCGCTGGTCCGTGCGCGCGCCGTCGGCGTTCCGCTGACCGGCCGCACCCTGGTCGCCGTGGTGCTGCGGCTGCGCGACGCGGGAACCGGGTTGGCGACGCAGGCCCGCCTCTCCGACGTGGCCGAGGGCGCGGCCCGGATCTGCCGTGAGCTGCGACTGCCCGCCCTCGTGGGTTCACTGGACGACATCCGGGTGGGCGTCCTGCTGGCGGCGCCGCCCGAGGAGGACGTGGAGCGCTGCCTGGACCGGCTCGCCCCGCTGGTCCACGAGCGCGTCGGCACGGAGACGGTGATCGCGGTGGGCTCGCCCGTCGACGGCATCCGCCAGGTGCGGCGTTCCTTCCTGGAGGCCCGGCAGGTGAGCGACGTCGCCGCGCGGCGCTCCGACTCCCGCCCCTACCACCGGCTTCCCGACCTGCGGCTGCGTGGCCTGCTGCATCTGCTCCGCGACGACGAGCGGCTGCAGACCTACGTGGAGCGCGAACTGGGACCGCTGCTGGCCCACGACGCCCGGCACGGCGAGGACCTGACCGCGATCCTGCGGCACTACCTGGACGCCGGACGCAACAAGGCCCTGGCCGCGTCGCGGGCCCACCTGTCGCGTCCCGCCCTCTACGAACGACTGCGACGCATCTCACACATTCTCGATGCGGACCTGGAATCGGTGGAAACCTGCCTGTCTTTGCACGTCGCGCTGCTGGCGTTGGACGCCGTACGGGACCGTTTGTCCCGATAA
- a CDS encoding aspartate aminotransferase family protein: MSELLARHRAVMPSWLALYYETPIEIVSGKGNRVVDADGNTYLDFFAGIVTNMIGYDVAEVRDAVEAQLARGVVHTSTLYLLRGQVELAEKIARLSGIPDAKVFFTNSGTEANETALLLATHARGSDQVLAMRNSYHGRSYGTIAVTGNRGWKNSSLSPLNVHYLHGTDRAHPAFAHLSDAEYVDVCVADLREVLSTTAPDVACLIAEPIQGVGGFAMPPDGLYAAYKEVLDEQGILFVSDEVQTGWGRTGTSFWGIGNHGVTPDMMTFAKGLGNGFAVGGLVARGDLMDALPANGVSTFGGNPVATAAANAVLDYVLDHDLQANAARLGPVVLERLAPLTGLSTVGAVRGRGLMFAVDMVDPASGAPSPTLAAAVLEKTRELGLLVGKGGLHGHTLRMAPPLTLTAEEAEEGAGILVEAVTSVDSTAA; the protein is encoded by the coding sequence ATGTCGGAACTGCTCGCGCGCCACCGCGCGGTCATGCCCTCGTGGCTGGCCCTGTACTACGAAACGCCCATCGAGATCGTCAGCGGCAAGGGGAACCGGGTCGTCGACGCCGACGGCAACACCTACCTCGACTTCTTCGCCGGGATCGTCACCAACATGATCGGCTACGACGTGGCGGAGGTCAGGGACGCCGTCGAGGCGCAGCTCGCCCGGGGCGTCGTGCACACCTCCACCCTGTACCTGCTGCGCGGACAGGTGGAGCTGGCCGAGAAGATCGCCCGCCTCTCCGGCATCCCCGACGCCAAGGTGTTCTTCACCAACTCCGGCACCGAGGCCAACGAGACCGCGCTGCTGCTGGCCACCCACGCGCGCGGCAGCGACCAGGTGCTGGCCATGCGCAACAGCTACCACGGACGCTCGTACGGCACCATCGCGGTCACCGGCAACCGGGGCTGGAAGAACTCGTCGCTGTCCCCGCTGAACGTGCACTACCTGCACGGCACCGACCGCGCCCACCCCGCCTTCGCGCACCTGTCCGACGCCGAGTACGTCGACGTCTGCGTGGCCGACCTGCGGGAGGTGCTCAGTACCACGGCGCCGGACGTGGCCTGCCTGATCGCCGAGCCCATCCAGGGGGTCGGCGGGTTCGCGATGCCCCCCGACGGCCTGTACGCGGCCTACAAGGAGGTCCTGGACGAGCAGGGCATCCTGTTCGTCTCCGACGAGGTGCAGACCGGCTGGGGACGCACCGGCACCAGCTTCTGGGGGATCGGCAACCACGGTGTCACCCCGGACATGATGACCTTCGCCAAGGGACTGGGCAACGGCTTCGCCGTCGGGGGGCTGGTGGCCCGCGGCGACCTGATGGACGCCCTGCCCGCCAACGGGGTCTCCACCTTCGGCGGCAACCCGGTCGCCACCGCCGCGGCCAACGCCGTCCTCGACTACGTCCTCGACCACGACCTGCAGGCCAACGCCGCGCGCCTGGGCCCGGTGGTGCTGGAGCGGCTCGCGCCGCTGACCGGGCTGTCCACGGTGGGCGCGGTGCGCGGCAGGGGGCTGATGTTCGCCGTCGACATGGTCGACCCGGCCTCCGGGGCGCCCAGCCCGACACTGGCCGCCGCGGTGCTGGAGAAGACCCGCGAACTCGGGCTGCTCGTCGGCAAGGGCGGCCTGCACGGCCACACCCTGCGCATGGCGCCGCCGCTCACCCTCACCGCGGAAGAGGCGGAGGAGGGGGCGGGCATCCTCGTCGAGGCCGTCACCTCGGTCGACAGCACGGCCGCCTGA